Proteins co-encoded in one Kribbella solani genomic window:
- a CDS encoding FadR/GntR family transcriptional regulator, which produces MALTDVAIEKIKAMILDGRLKPGDKLPREADLAEQLGISRSPLREAVSVLSMLRILDVRRGDGTYVTSLTPDLLLETMSFIIDFHQDSSILDLFEVRRALEPMAAEKAALVMSDADTADLLALTDAVDAGSPVGDVVANDLEFHHRIATAAGNPVLCSFVDSVAGRTQQARIWRGIIQADAFEQTQREHRAIAQAIADHQPSIAAALSLTHVAAIENWIRHNLRP; this is translated from the coding sequence GCGCTGACCGATGTAGCCATCGAGAAGATCAAGGCGATGATTCTCGACGGCCGCCTCAAACCCGGCGACAAGCTGCCGCGCGAGGCGGATCTCGCCGAGCAGCTCGGGATCTCCCGGAGCCCGCTCCGCGAGGCGGTCAGCGTGCTCTCGATGCTGCGCATCCTGGACGTACGGCGCGGCGACGGCACGTACGTCACCAGTCTCACGCCCGACCTGTTGCTGGAGACGATGAGCTTCATCATCGACTTCCACCAGGACTCCAGCATCCTCGACCTGTTCGAGGTACGCCGCGCGCTCGAACCGATGGCGGCCGAGAAGGCCGCGCTGGTGATGAGCGACGCGGACACCGCGGACCTGCTCGCGCTGACCGATGCCGTCGATGCCGGCAGCCCGGTCGGCGACGTGGTCGCGAACGACCTCGAGTTCCACCACCGCATCGCGACCGCGGCCGGCAACCCGGTGCTCTGCTCGTTCGTGGACAGCGTCGCCGGCCGCACCCAACAGGCCCGGATCTGGCGCGGCATCATCCAGGCCGACGCGTTCGAACAAACCCAGCGCGAACACCGCGCGATAGCCCAAGCCATCGCCGACCACCAACCCAGCATCGCCGCCGCCCTCTCCCTGACCCACGTAGCCGCCATCGAAAACTGGATCCGCCACAACCTGAGGCCTTGA